A single window of Thiomicrorhabdus immobilis DNA harbors:
- the aroK gene encoding shikimate kinase AroK, whose amino-acid sequence MHKESIFLVGPMGAGKSTVGKLLAEKLNYQFVDSDHEIEARTGATIPMIFDIEGEQGFRSREASMIDELSLKPQVVLATGGGVVETEINRQHLRTRGFVVYLKSPVEALIQRTKHDRNRPLLQTDNPAQVLKDLMQKREPWYMEMADLVIETQQVPVHRVVKQIVDRLESEQIV is encoded by the coding sequence ATGCATAAAGAAAGTATATTTTTAGTAGGTCCTATGGGGGCGGGAAAGTCTACCGTAGGCAAGTTATTAGCCGAAAAATTAAATTATCAATTTGTCGATAGTGATCATGAAATCGAAGCTCGTACTGGCGCAACGATTCCAATGATTTTTGACATTGAGGGTGAGCAAGGTTTTCGTAGCCGTGAAGCATCTATGATTGATGAGTTATCACTCAAGCCACAAGTTGTGTTGGCAACCGGCGGCGGTGTAGTGGAAACCGAAATCAATCGTCAACATTTGCGAACCCGTGGATTTGTGGTTTATCTAAAATCACCCGTTGAAGCATTGATTCAGCGCACTAAACATGATCGAAACCGTCCTTTGCTGCAAACCGATAACCCTGCGCAAGTCTTAAAAGATTTGATGCAAAAGCGTGAGCCTTGGTACATGGAAATGGCTGATTTGGTGATTGAAACCCAACAGGTTCCGGTTCACCGAGTGGTTAAGCAGATAGTCGACCGTTTAGAGTCCGAGCAGATTGTTTAG
- the gmk gene encoding guanylate kinase, whose product MSGSLYIVSAPSGAGKTSLVSKLISQDSRIVVSVSSTTRDMRPGEENGVNYHFLSIEAFNEKIAQGDFLEHAQVFDNFYGTSKSSVEAQLVSGKDVILEIDWQGAQQVRKLMPEAISIFILPPSKDELHKRLTGRGTDSAEIIERRMKDAVSEMSHYNEFDYIVINNNFEIALNELHSIFYATRLTKNKQIAAHKNMIASLLD is encoded by the coding sequence ATGAGCGGTTCACTTTATATTGTTTCGGCCCCTTCTGGTGCGGGCAAAACCTCTCTTGTCAGCAAGCTAATCTCACAAGACAGTCGCATCGTTGTTTCTGTATCGAGTACAACTCGTGATATGCGCCCAGGCGAAGAAAACGGGGTGAATTATCATTTTTTGAGCATTGAAGCCTTTAATGAAAAAATTGCCCAAGGTGACTTTTTAGAACACGCTCAAGTTTTTGATAATTTTTACGGCACCTCAAAAAGTTCGGTTGAAGCGCAATTGGTCTCAGGTAAAGATGTCATCTTAGAGATTGATTGGCAAGGCGCCCAACAGGTTAGAAAATTGATGCCTGAAGCGATTTCCATTTTCATCTTACCACCATCCAAAGATGAACTGCATAAACGGCTTACTGGGCGCGGTACCGATAGCGCCGAGATAATCGAACGTCGCATGAAAGATGCTGTAAGTGAAATGTCACATTACAACGAGTTTGACTACATTGTTATCAACAACAACTTTGAGATCGCTTTAAACGAACTGCACAGCATTTTTTATGCAACACGTTTAACAAAGAACAAGCAAATCGCCGCACATAAAAACATGATTGCTTCTCTGCTTGATTAA
- a CDS encoding DegT/DnrJ/EryC1/StrS family aminotransferase, whose protein sequence is MPGFEIFDESEKQQINEVMEKGFTFRYNFDGMRNDVWKARELESMICETINVKHAHLVSSGTTALTTALMAAGIGAGDEVIVPPFTFVASVEAIVLAGAIPVFAEIDETLTLSAEGIEAVITPKTKAVNFVHMCGYGGHMDDIKAVCDKHGLILLEDACQATGANYKGQALGTIGQVGTFSFDSVKTISCGEGGAVLTNDETIYNNAHMFSDHGHDHIGMDRGAESHPIMGSNFRISEMNAAVGVAQWKKLDRILEIQRRNKKALKDALKEYPEVSFRVITDEAGDNAGFLSIMLPTEARTKEVVATLAEQKVPAVFYWYANNWHYLKNWKHIHEMKSSAKLPIDLIADRPDYTQVKTPKSDDIMSRTISMLIQLSWTEEDIQSRIDAFAKVFKK, encoded by the coding sequence ATGCCTGGTTTTGAGATTTTTGACGAATCCGAGAAACAACAAATCAATGAAGTGATGGAGAAAGGCTTTACCTTTCGCTATAACTTTGATGGTATGCGTAACGACGTATGGAAAGCCCGTGAATTAGAAAGCATGATTTGCGAAACCATTAATGTAAAACACGCACACCTAGTTTCAAGCGGCACAACCGCTTTGACAACCGCTTTAATGGCGGCAGGCATTGGTGCAGGTGATGAAGTGATTGTGCCGCCGTTTACCTTTGTGGCGAGTGTAGAAGCGATTGTTCTAGCGGGTGCGATTCCGGTATTTGCCGAAATTGACGAAACCCTAACCTTATCCGCGGAAGGCATTGAGGCGGTTATCACCCCTAAAACCAAAGCGGTAAACTTTGTGCACATGTGCGGTTATGGCGGCCACATGGACGACATCAAAGCGGTGTGTGACAAGCACGGTCTAATTTTATTAGAGGACGCGTGCCAAGCAACGGGAGCAAACTATAAAGGACAAGCTTTAGGCACAATTGGTCAGGTTGGAACCTTCTCATTCGACTCCGTCAAAACCATCTCTTGTGGTGAGGGTGGCGCGGTGTTAACTAATGATGAAACCATCTACAACAACGCCCATATGTTCTCGGACCATGGACACGACCATATCGGTATGGATCGTGGCGCGGAATCTCACCCGATTATGGGGAGCAACTTCCGAATCTCTGAAATGAACGCGGCCGTAGGTGTTGCGCAGTGGAAAAAACTCGACCGAATCCTTGAGATTCAACGTCGCAATAAAAAGGCTCTGAAAGACGCTTTAAAAGAGTACCCGGAAGTGTCATTCCGCGTGATTACCGATGAAGCTGGAGATAACGCTGGATTTTTAAGCATTATGCTGCCTACGGAGGCACGTACTAAAGAAGTCGTGGCTACGCTAGCAGAGCAAAAAGTACCTGCGGTGTTTTATTGGTATGCCAACAACTGGCACTATCTAAAAAATTGGAAACACATCCATGAGATGAAAAGCTCGGCTAAACTGCCGATTGACTTGATTGCCGACCGTCCTGATTACACCCAGGTTAAAACCCCTAAATCAGACGATATTATGAGTCGTACCATTTCGATGTTGATTCAATTGTCCTGGACAGAAGAAGACATTCAGTCCAGAATTGACGCATTCGCTAAAGTATTTAAAAAATAA
- a CDS encoding iron-containing alcohol dehydrogenase family protein — MKFRNFKTVPKMIFGRGSFDQLDDVLADERTELDDFVVFLVDEVHKDKPLGQRIPATGKDMVIWLDVTDEPKTTYVDALTVEVQEYAAKQVNGKNPVSVVGIGGGSALDLGKAVALMLTNEGGSASYQGWDLIKNPAVHHVGIPTISGTGAEASRTTVLTGPDKKLGMNSDYTVYDQIIMDPDLIQGVPKDQWFYTGMDCYIHNIEALNGTYINEFARAFGEKSLDLCNEVFLQDHPDSDEKLMMASYMGGQSIAYSQVGACHALSYGLSYVMGYHHGIGNCIAFDVLDDFYPEGVKVFREMMAKHNITLPKGITKDLSEEDMEKMIRTASGLAPLWENVYGPSWQEKVTPELLRNLYSKM; from the coding sequence ATGAAATTTCGTAACTTTAAAACTGTCCCTAAGATGATCTTTGGTCGCGGTTCGTTTGACCAACTAGACGACGTTTTGGCCGATGAACGCACCGAATTAGATGACTTTGTAGTCTTCTTGGTGGATGAAGTACATAAAGACAAGCCATTAGGACAGCGAATTCCTGCTACCGGTAAGGATATGGTCATCTGGCTGGATGTGACCGATGAACCAAAAACCACCTATGTAGATGCATTGACGGTTGAAGTTCAAGAGTACGCAGCCAAGCAGGTTAACGGTAAAAATCCGGTGAGTGTTGTCGGTATTGGTGGTGGTTCTGCCCTGGATTTGGGTAAGGCGGTAGCTTTGATGCTCACCAATGAAGGCGGTTCAGCCTCTTACCAAGGGTGGGATTTGATTAAAAACCCTGCGGTTCACCATGTGGGCATCCCGACCATTTCAGGTACAGGCGCAGAAGCGTCAAGAACTACGGTATTAACCGGGCCTGACAAAAAACTGGGAATGAACTCGGATTACACCGTTTATGACCAAATCATCATGGATCCAGATTTAATCCAAGGTGTGCCTAAAGACCAATGGTTCTATACAGGGATGGATTGTTATATCCACAATATCGAAGCCCTAAACGGTACTTATATCAATGAATTTGCCCGTGCCTTCGGTGAAAAGTCTTTAGACCTTTGTAATGAAGTGTTTTTACAAGACCACCCAGATTCGGATGAAAAACTGATGATGGCGTCTTATATGGGTGGGCAAAGCATCGCATACAGCCAGGTAGGCGCATGTCATGCACTTTCTTACGGCCTATCTTATGTCATGGGTTATCATCATGGTATTGGTAACTGCATCGCATTTGACGTATTGGATGATTTTTATCCGGAAGGGGTGAAAGTGTTCCGTGAGATGATGGCAAAACACAACATCACGCTACCAAAAGGCATCACCAAAGATCTTTCTGAAGAAGATATGGAGAAAATGATCCGTACCGCATCAGGTCTGGCGCCACTTTGGGAAAACGTCTACGGGCCAAGCTGGCAGGAGAAAGTGACGCCAGAGTTGTTACGCAACCTATACTCAAAAATGTAA
- the kdsB gene encoding 3-deoxy-manno-octulosonate cytidylyltransferase: protein MNTYVFIPARYGSSRLPGKPLKLIDGKPMIQHVYERISKAQGLAGVYIATDDDRIKEVAEAFGGKVVMTPVEAASGTDRIAAAANALGLQDEDLIVNVQGDQPLVHHESIEDVIAPFLAPDYDKSFEMSTLSFKIVNESEITNPKDVKLVTDVNGFALYFSRATIPHGRDYWDHDSFKHLGVYAYTKRFVDTFNALPMGRLEDIEKLEQLRALEFGHKIKVVQSQYDSPEVDLPGDIAIMEALLQAGH from the coding sequence ATGAATACTTATGTTTTTATCCCTGCTCGTTATGGTTCTTCTCGTTTACCGGGTAAACCGTTAAAACTGATTGATGGCAAACCGATGATTCAGCATGTATATGAGCGTATCTCTAAAGCGCAGGGTTTGGCTGGGGTTTATATCGCTACCGATGATGATCGCATTAAAGAGGTGGCGGAAGCGTTTGGCGGTAAAGTGGTCATGACTCCGGTTGAAGCGGCATCTGGTACCGACCGAATTGCCGCCGCCGCCAATGCGTTAGGTTTGCAGGATGAGGATTTGATTGTCAATGTCCAGGGTGACCAACCGCTGGTGCATCACGAATCAATCGAAGACGTTATTGCACCGTTCTTGGCTCCAGATTACGACAAAAGCTTTGAAATGAGCACTTTATCGTTCAAAATCGTCAATGAATCGGAAATCACCAACCCAAAAGATGTCAAGTTGGTGACCGATGTAAACGGATTTGCGTTGTATTTTTCACGCGCCACCATTCCCCACGGTCGTGACTATTGGGATCATGACAGCTTCAAGCATTTGGGGGTTTACGCTTATACCAAACGTTTTGTTGATACCTTCAATGCCTTACCGATGGGAAGATTGGAAGACATTGAAAAACTCGAACAACTGCGCGCTTTAGAGTTCGGACACAAGATTAAGGTCGTGCAAAGCCAATACGACTCACCCGAAGTCGATTTACCGGGTGATATCGCGATTATGGAAGCGTTATTACAGGCCGGTCATTAA
- a CDS encoding 3-deoxy-D-manno-octulosonic acid transferase, with amino-acid sequence MLVYQVLIRLLSPLIWLLIVVEAVKSKDGKRFFFEKFGLRFPTTKNASKNPIWIHCASVGEVKAAEPLIRALIPKHNILITTNTTTSKSLISDLYGEQVEHCYLPFDWPYALRRFINHYSPSRLWVMETEIWPNLFRVAEKRKIPVSILNGRLTAKTFKTPNWLQAAYRISLRRVNKVIARTQKDADMFIKLGANTQQIEILGNLKYSAQPEAQAQIRPIERPFILAASTHEDEELQITQAWLDLKRPELLVIVPRHPKRSGSIQKQLAFLGTTLKVASKNEQPNSETRLFLDDRIGKLLPLYAHAQIVIMGGSFVAKGGHNILEPAAFKKPILSGMDCRDFEDEMQLLQTHNGILQVADYSEFKDKLQQLLQDPALANQMGESAYLALQSQKDTLKNYLSALKITE; translated from the coding sequence ATGCTCGTTTATCAAGTTCTGATTCGTCTATTAAGCCCTTTAATCTGGCTTTTGATTGTGGTCGAAGCGGTTAAAAGCAAAGACGGCAAGCGTTTCTTTTTTGAGAAGTTTGGACTGCGCTTTCCCACAACAAAAAACGCATCTAAAAACCCAATTTGGATTCACTGCGCCTCGGTTGGCGAGGTTAAAGCCGCCGAACCTTTAATACGTGCGCTCATCCCAAAACACAATATTCTCATCACCACCAACACCACGACCAGCAAATCCCTGATTAGCGACTTGTATGGTGAGCAGGTCGAGCATTGCTACCTGCCTTTCGATTGGCCGTATGCGTTACGCCGTTTCATCAACCACTATTCACCAAGCCGGTTATGGGTGATGGAAACCGAAATTTGGCCGAATCTATTCCGGGTTGCCGAAAAACGCAAGATTCCAGTCAGTATATTGAACGGCCGTTTAACCGCAAAAACCTTTAAGACCCCAAACTGGCTGCAAGCCGCTTATCGCATCAGCTTACGCCGAGTCAACAAAGTGATTGCGCGCACCCAGAAAGATGCTGACATGTTCATTAAACTCGGGGCAAACACACAACAAATCGAGATTCTAGGCAACCTTAAATACTCCGCTCAACCGGAAGCACAAGCCCAAATCAGACCGATAGAAAGACCGTTTATTTTGGCTGCGTCCACCCATGAAGATGAAGAATTACAAATCACCCAGGCCTGGTTGGATTTAAAGCGACCGGAACTGTTGGTGATTGTGCCGCGCCACCCTAAACGCAGTGGCAGTATTCAGAAACAATTGGCTTTTCTGGGAACCACATTAAAAGTCGCTTCCAAAAACGAGCAGCCTAACTCAGAAACCCGCCTATTTTTGGATGACCGTATCGGCAAACTGCTACCACTGTACGCACATGCACAAATAGTGATTATGGGTGGTAGTTTTGTTGCCAAAGGAGGCCACAACATCTTGGAACCGGCCGCCTTCAAAAAGCCTATTTTAAGCGGAATGGATTGCCGTGATTTTGAAGATGAGATGCAGTTGTTACAGACTCACAACGGCATTCTCCAAGTCGCTGACTATTCCGAGTTTAAGGACAAATTACAGCAATTACTTCAAGATCCGGCACTCGCCAATCAAATGGGCGAAAGTGCTTATTTGGCGCTACAAAGCCAAAAAGATACTTTAAAAAACTACCTATCCGCACTCAAAATCACCGAATAG
- the rpoZ gene encoding DNA-directed RNA polymerase subunit omega, translating to MARVTVEDCLTQVENRFELVILSAKRARQLANGAEATLDWDKDKPTVMALRELAENTIDGDVVMADPDTPPYFS from the coding sequence ATGGCACGTGTCACAGTAGAAGATTGTTTAACTCAAGTTGAGAACCGTTTTGAACTTGTTATTTTAAGTGCTAAACGCGCTCGTCAACTCGCTAACGGCGCTGAAGCGACGTTGGATTGGGACAAAGATAAGCCAACCGTTATGGCTTTGCGTGAATTAGCTGAAAACACCATTGATGGTGATGTTGTTATGGCTGATCCAGATACTCCTCCATATTTCAGTTAA
- a CDS encoding RelA/SpoT family protein: protein MPTPSSLDGLIAKASAYLTPEQVELIQSAYEFGALAHQGQTRKSGGDYIWHPVAVAEILAEIQLDKESLIAAILHDVVEDTPYTKQDITERFGESVAEIVDGVTKLGKLEFDNPQEAQAENFRKMILAMARDIRVILIKLADRLHNMRTLGVMRPDKQRRIAHETLDIFAPIAGRLGINAVRIELEDLGFKAMHPLRFAVLEHAVKKARGNRKEVIEQISETFYNRLSQDKIPCQVIGREKHLYSLYKKMKNKRQSFNDILDIFAFRIIVNSADDCYRTLGTVHSIYKPLPGRFKDYIAIPKPNGYQSLHTALFGPYGVHLEVQIRSETMHEVSEHGIAAHWQYKQENSEADGTPSHVDLRAQEWVKNLLEIQQSAGNSLDFLENVKIDLFPDVIYVFTPKGDIITLPTGSTPVDFAYAVHTNIGHSTVACRIDKKLVPLRTPLESGKTIHIIKGTEAQPNPSWLNFVKTAKARSQIRHYMKNQQSGEAIALGQRMLTKSLRNFNMAYDGLTDEIRNHLIEELKFRDWEQLLEELGTGNRIAPLVAKQIHDIVLGTEDKIGPKNADMDVALPISGTEGMVVHFANCCHPIPGDEIVGFVSTEKGLVIHRETCHNIKNIRNQPDKCLDVQWDKTSTATFLAEVQIEAKNQRGTLATIANAIAKTNTDIERVRSEDKDETYSLMQFVINVRDRDQLAMVLKRLKNLSIVEKVQRL, encoded by the coding sequence ATGCCAACACCAAGTTCATTAGACGGTTTAATTGCAAAAGCTTCTGCTTATCTAACTCCTGAACAAGTAGAGCTTATTCAATCCGCTTATGAATTTGGTGCACTTGCACACCAAGGTCAAACCCGTAAATCGGGTGGCGACTATATCTGGCATCCTGTTGCCGTAGCCGAAATCTTGGCTGAAATCCAACTCGATAAAGAGAGTCTAATTGCAGCGATTCTGCATGACGTTGTTGAAGATACCCCCTATACCAAACAAGACATAACCGAACGTTTTGGCGAAAGTGTGGCCGAAATCGTTGATGGTGTGACTAAACTGGGTAAATTAGAGTTTGATAACCCGCAAGAAGCCCAAGCAGAAAACTTCCGCAAGATGATTTTAGCCATGGCTCGAGATATTCGAGTCATCTTGATTAAGCTTGCCGACAGGCTCCACAATATGCGCACCCTGGGTGTCATGCGCCCTGACAAACAACGTCGTATTGCACATGAGACTTTAGATATATTCGCACCGATTGCCGGCCGTTTAGGGATCAATGCCGTTCGTATCGAGCTTGAAGACCTAGGCTTCAAGGCGATGCACCCTCTACGGTTTGCCGTCCTGGAACATGCCGTAAAAAAAGCACGTGGCAACCGCAAAGAGGTCATCGAGCAAATAAGCGAGACCTTCTACAATCGTTTGTCTCAAGATAAAATCCCTTGCCAAGTCATCGGACGCGAAAAGCACCTCTACAGTCTGTATAAAAAGATGAAGAACAAGCGCCAAAGCTTTAATGACATCTTAGACATCTTTGCCTTCAGGATTATCGTTAACTCAGCGGATGATTGCTATAGAACCTTAGGTACGGTGCATTCAATCTACAAACCGCTTCCAGGACGTTTTAAAGACTATATTGCCATACCCAAACCAAATGGGTACCAGTCCCTGCATACCGCTTTGTTCGGCCCTTATGGCGTACATTTAGAGGTGCAAATCCGTTCAGAAACCATGCATGAGGTTTCCGAACATGGGATTGCCGCCCATTGGCAGTATAAGCAGGAGAATAGTGAAGCCGATGGCACACCCTCTCATGTCGACCTACGTGCTCAAGAGTGGGTAAAAAACCTACTGGAGATACAGCAAAGCGCCGGTAACTCATTGGACTTTTTGGAAAACGTTAAAATCGACCTTTTCCCTGATGTTATCTACGTTTTCACCCCCAAAGGCGACATTATCACCTTGCCAACCGGCTCAACACCGGTTGACTTTGCTTATGCCGTGCATACCAATATCGGCCATAGCACCGTCGCTTGTCGTATTGATAAAAAACTGGTTCCGCTACGCACTCCGTTAGAAAGCGGTAAAACCATCCATATTATTAAAGGTACCGAAGCGCAGCCAAATCCATCTTGGTTGAACTTTGTCAAAACCGCGAAAGCGCGTTCGCAAATTCGCCATTACATGAAAAACCAGCAATCTGGTGAAGCCATCGCACTGGGTCAACGTATGCTGACCAAATCGTTGCGCAACTTCAATATGGCATATGACGGCTTAACCGATGAAATCCGCAATCATCTAATTGAAGAACTCAAATTCAGGGATTGGGAACAGCTATTAGAAGAACTTGGTACCGGCAATCGAATTGCGCCTTTAGTCGCCAAACAGATACATGATATTGTTTTAGGCACCGAAGATAAAATCGGCCCTAAAAATGCGGATATGGATGTCGCGCTACCGATTTCTGGAACAGAAGGTATGGTGGTGCATTTTGCCAACTGTTGCCACCCTATCCCAGGCGATGAAATCGTCGGTTTTGTCAGTACTGAAAAAGGCTTGGTCATCCATCGCGAAACTTGCCATAACATCAAAAACATCCGTAATCAGCCAGATAAATGCCTTGATGTTCAATGGGATAAAACGTCTACAGCCACGTTCTTGGCGGAAGTTCAAATTGAAGCGAAAAACCAACGTGGTACCTTAGCAACCATTGCGAATGCAATTGCAAAAACCAATACCGATATTGAACGAGTGCGCTCTGAAGATAAAGATGAGACTTACAGCTTAATGCAATTTGTTATCAATGTAAGAGACCGTGACCAATTGGCCATGGTACTCAAGCGTTTGAAAAACCTGTCCATTGTAGAGAAAGTTCAGCGCTTGTAA